The following proteins come from a genomic window of Trinickia caryophylli:
- a CDS encoding AAA family ATPase, with protein MKLQRIAIEEFKQFGARVVIDSLGPGLNVFTGPNEAGKSTIAEAVRTVFLERYKASHLKDLLPWGRASGQPTVEVSFVANGQSCTLTKQFVTRPRCNLKIGHEVFGEDEAEEKLALILGFSRAARGAMKDADAGVPGLLWVQQGQSQQIREAGSHAAQYLRDSLAQLSGSRQAGGEDALIEAVRGELAQLLTSRSQRATGALAQAEKELASARDEYASLEQQRGQFEGDTERLAALQQAFDEAQQKRAWETLESKAQDAHRRAAALAEMASSLNALDQSVQLREAELALSVQHETHAAELEASVAERRRQLERAEAQARQAQADHARVSLDMTRCQAAASEAARALELANVAGMARELDDQLQLYRVEIERLDASIGAAGLAHAAVVEATRAAASLEVDPQQLQRLRALARQADLLRAKVDAAMTRVEYRLRSPIRIGERSVEGEGVLRLDGAQTLVVPDCGELTIVPGISDLAALRAQCAELDAAQAQLLKALGVASLDDAETRHEAWKSQVAALQNQQTILALHAPRGIEALREARAAAQARSQTANERRAALPDAAGALTLEEARRAADLARAALDAAAAAQQRAADARASALTACESLADSLRRDEAQLASEEFRTRRAQWRAAIVEQRTHVEALEKQREALVRALEQARIDDPVQEEHRYRASAELAREEQHHRQVRIAALRSQLEAAGASGLGERAARAQAALERAQRRWAELSLRADALRLLERTLVEERDAAMAQLRAPLTERLGHYLRRFFPEAGMTLDDALGPLAVQRDGRLDALDALSFGTQEQMGIVTRLAYADVLKAAGRPTLLMLDDAAVHTDSVRRDALKRALLDAANRHQILLFTCHPELWNDLGVRHRSIDELKVAL; from the coding sequence ATGAAGCTTCAACGCATTGCGATCGAGGAGTTCAAGCAGTTCGGTGCGCGTGTCGTCATCGATTCGCTTGGGCCGGGTCTGAACGTATTCACCGGGCCCAACGAGGCCGGCAAGAGCACGATTGCCGAAGCCGTGCGCACGGTATTTCTCGAGCGTTACAAGGCCTCGCATCTGAAAGACCTGCTGCCGTGGGGGCGTGCGAGCGGGCAGCCGACTGTCGAAGTCAGCTTCGTGGCGAACGGGCAGTCGTGCACGCTGACGAAGCAATTCGTGACGCGCCCGCGCTGCAACCTGAAAATCGGCCACGAGGTGTTCGGCGAAGACGAGGCCGAGGAGAAGCTCGCGCTCATTCTGGGGTTTTCGCGCGCGGCGCGCGGTGCGATGAAAGACGCCGACGCAGGCGTTCCCGGGTTGCTCTGGGTGCAGCAGGGGCAATCGCAGCAGATTCGCGAGGCCGGCAGCCACGCCGCACAGTATCTGCGTGACTCGCTCGCACAGCTTTCGGGCAGCCGTCAGGCCGGCGGCGAGGATGCGCTCATCGAGGCGGTGCGCGGCGAACTCGCGCAATTGTTGACGAGCCGATCGCAGCGGGCGACCGGCGCGCTCGCGCAGGCGGAAAAGGAGCTTGCGTCCGCTCGCGACGAATACGCGTCGCTCGAGCAGCAACGCGGCCAGTTCGAAGGCGATACCGAGCGTCTGGCCGCCTTGCAGCAGGCGTTCGACGAGGCGCAGCAAAAGCGCGCCTGGGAAACGCTCGAAAGCAAGGCACAGGACGCGCATCGGCGCGCCGCGGCCCTGGCCGAGATGGCGAGTAGCCTGAACGCGCTCGATCAATCGGTGCAACTGCGCGAAGCCGAGTTGGCGCTGTCGGTTCAACACGAAACCCATGCCGCCGAGCTCGAGGCCTCCGTCGCCGAGCGCAGACGCCAACTCGAGCGGGCGGAGGCGCAGGCGCGGCAAGCGCAGGCCGATCACGCGCGCGTGTCGCTCGACATGACACGTTGCCAAGCGGCCGCGAGCGAAGCGGCACGTGCGCTGGAGCTTGCGAACGTCGCAGGCATGGCGCGCGAACTCGACGATCAATTACAGCTCTATCGCGTGGAGATCGAACGGCTCGATGCGTCGATCGGCGCCGCCGGGCTCGCGCATGCCGCGGTGGTCGAAGCAACGCGTGCGGCAGCATCGCTCGAAGTCGATCCTCAGCAACTGCAGCGGTTGCGGGCGCTCGCGAGGCAGGCAGACCTGCTGCGCGCGAAGGTCGACGCGGCCATGACGCGCGTCGAGTATCGTCTGCGCTCGCCGATCCGGATCGGCGAGCGCAGCGTCGAAGGCGAGGGCGTGCTGCGGCTCGATGGTGCGCAAACGCTCGTTGTGCCCGACTGCGGCGAACTGACGATCGTGCCGGGCATATCCGATCTGGCGGCGCTGCGTGCCCAGTGCGCCGAGCTCGACGCCGCGCAGGCGCAACTGCTGAAGGCACTCGGCGTGGCGTCGCTCGACGATGCCGAGACGCGTCACGAGGCATGGAAGTCTCAGGTGGCGGCGTTGCAGAACCAGCAGACGATCCTCGCCTTGCACGCACCTCGAGGTATCGAGGCATTGCGCGAGGCGCGCGCGGCGGCGCAGGCGCGCAGCCAGACTGCCAATGAGCGGCGTGCCGCGCTGCCCGACGCGGCAGGCGCACTGACGCTCGAAGAGGCGAGACGGGCGGCCGATCTCGCGCGAGCGGCGCTGGACGCCGCGGCAGCCGCGCAGCAACGGGCCGCGGATGCCCGCGCATCGGCGCTCACGGCGTGCGAGTCGCTGGCGGACTCGCTGCGCCGAGACGAGGCCCAACTCGCGAGCGAAGAATTCCGCACCCGTCGCGCGCAATGGCGGGCGGCGATCGTCGAGCAACGCACGCATGTGGAGGCGCTGGAGAAACAGCGCGAAGCACTTGTCCGGGCGCTCGAGCAGGCCCGCATCGACGATCCCGTGCAAGAAGAGCACCGCTATCGCGCCTCGGCCGAGCTCGCACGCGAAGAGCAGCATCACCGTCAGGTGAGGATTGCCGCTTTGCGGAGCCAGCTCGAAGCGGCGGGCGCAAGTGGGCTCGGCGAGCGCGCGGCCCGCGCACAGGCGGCGCTCGAGCGTGCGCAGCGTCGTTGGGCGGAGCTTTCTTTACGGGCCGATGCCTTGCGGCTGCTCGAGCGCACGCTCGTGGAGGAGCGCGATGCAGCCATGGCGCAACTGCGCGCACCCCTGACGGAGCGCCTGGGCCACTACCTGAGACGCTTTTTTCCGGAGGCGGGCATGACGCTCGACGATGCGCTCGGGCCGCTGGCGGTCCAGCGCGACGGGCGGCTCGATGCGCTCGACGCGCTGAGTTTCGGCACGCAGGAGCAAATGGGCATCGTCACGCGGCTTGCCTATGCCGACGTATTGAAAGCCGCGGGGCGCCCGACGCTCCTGATGCTCGACGATGCGGCCGTGCACACGGACAGCGTGCGGCGCGATGCGCTGAAACGGGCGCTGCTCGATGCGGCGAACCGCCATCAGATTCTGCTTTTCACCTGCCACCCCGAGTTGTGGAACGACCTCGGTGTACGCCATCGGTCTATCGACGAACTGAAGGTGGCGCTTTAG
- a CDS encoding helix-turn-helix transcriptional regulator, giving the protein MQSILDEALLRILPTERDGDGWVTTSEARKRIEARGHAVYPRLVLRHLNSLEERRLVISRTEGRDLLWQRKPWLQGVRDGFGLMSASEALAFHVLQRFAGNKLPEAVMKDIAPLFEAADIRLSQEKADNRVYRAWPEKVDSVDGTFKLLRPPVNAETLDVVATATFFERELMVRYRAAYRAGQSEEPPAKRLWPLALVESAGLMYLVGQDPSRAPDPSKGKREPLRSLYRLDRIAEVTDSGKSFAYPKDFTLQDYIQTRREFDFLTTAPVKLELAVTESAGSHLKESPMAADQEVSALPDGRLKITGTVVPSLKLRWWIRSIGTGVEVLGPPELRAEFAAEFRQLAQLYRD; this is encoded by the coding sequence ATGCAGTCCATCCTTGATGAAGCATTGCTTCGCATCTTGCCGACCGAGCGCGACGGCGATGGCTGGGTTACGACGTCGGAGGCGCGCAAGCGCATCGAAGCACGCGGACATGCGGTCTACCCGCGTCTCGTACTGCGGCATCTGAATTCTCTCGAGGAACGGCGCCTCGTGATTTCACGCACGGAGGGCCGCGATCTGCTATGGCAGAGAAAGCCCTGGCTGCAAGGCGTGCGCGACGGGTTCGGGCTCATGAGCGCATCGGAAGCCCTTGCGTTTCACGTCCTTCAGCGGTTTGCCGGCAACAAACTGCCCGAAGCGGTCATGAAGGATATCGCGCCGCTGTTCGAGGCGGCCGACATCCGGCTTTCGCAGGAAAAAGCCGATAACCGCGTCTATCGCGCATGGCCCGAAAAGGTCGACTCGGTCGACGGAACGTTCAAGCTGCTTCGCCCCCCCGTCAATGCGGAGACGCTCGATGTCGTTGCAACCGCAACTTTCTTCGAACGCGAACTCATGGTGCGATACCGGGCCGCCTATCGCGCCGGGCAATCGGAGGAGCCCCCCGCAAAAAGACTTTGGCCGCTTGCGCTCGTGGAATCCGCCGGGCTGATGTACCTCGTCGGGCAAGACCCGAGCCGCGCACCGGATCCGTCGAAGGGCAAACGCGAACCGCTGCGCAGCCTCTACCGGCTGGACCGCATTGCCGAAGTAACCGATTCGGGCAAGTCCTTCGCCTACCCCAAGGATTTCACGCTGCAGGACTACATCCAGACGCGGCGCGAGTTCGATTTCCTCACGACCGCTCCGGTCAAGCTCGAACTCGCGGTTACGGAAAGCGCCGGCAGCCACCTGAAGGAGTCGCCGATGGCGGCCGACCAGGAGGTCAGCGCGCTCCCGGACGGGCGCTTGAAGATCACGGGCACCGTCGTGCCCAGCCTGAAGCTGCGCTGGTGGATCCGCTCGATCGGAACTGGCGTGGAAGTACTCGGCCCACCCGAGCTGCGGGCGGAATTCGCGGCCGAGTTCCGGCAGCTTGCACAGCTTTACCGGGACTGA
- a CDS encoding alpha-ketoglutarate-dependent dioxygenase AlkB family protein, translating into MPGFAALPEPEVDWYPHWLDEAQAIALFEALLREVEWKQDVIGTPGGRKPLPRLTAWQGDRGAVYVYSGIRNDPGAWTPAVQTLKVLAEAATGERFNSVLLNRYRNGEDSMGWHADRERELGEAPVIASVSLGAPRRFDLRHNHSGERRAFVLANGSLLVMRGQTQAQWQHRVPKAAGAVGERINLTFRFVVPR; encoded by the coding sequence CTGCCCGGCTTTGCCGCGTTGCCAGAGCCGGAAGTCGATTGGTACCCGCACTGGCTCGATGAGGCCCAGGCTATCGCGCTGTTCGAGGCGCTGCTGCGCGAAGTCGAATGGAAGCAGGATGTCATCGGCACGCCGGGCGGCCGCAAGCCTTTGCCGCGCCTGACGGCATGGCAGGGCGACCGCGGTGCGGTCTATGTCTACTCGGGCATACGCAACGATCCGGGTGCCTGGACGCCTGCGGTGCAGACGCTAAAAGTCTTGGCGGAAGCGGCAACAGGCGAGCGATTCAACAGCGTCCTGCTCAATCGGTATCGGAACGGCGAAGACAGCATGGGCTGGCACGCTGACCGCGAGCGCGAGCTGGGCGAGGCGCCGGTCATCGCATCGGTGAGCCTTGGCGCCCCGCGCCGTTTCGACCTCCGCCACAACCACAGCGGCGAGCGCAGAGCGTTCGTGCTAGCCAACGGCAGCTTGCTCGTCATGCGCGGACAGACTCAGGCGCAGTGGCAGCATCGGGTGCCGAAGGCGGCCGGCGCGGTTGGTGAACGGATCAATCTGACCTTCCGGTTCGTTGTGCCGCGATAG